One stretch of Candidatus Saccharibacteria bacterium oral taxon 488 DNA includes these proteins:
- the topA gene encoding type I DNA topoisomerase, with translation MKNLVIVESPAKAKTIEKYLGKDFHVLSSVGHIRSIVKKTKDGTPPIDVANDFFAVYEVDPEKKKVITELKKNVKAVGKDNVWLATDEDREGEAIAWHLCKVLDLPVETTKRIVFHEITKDAITNAIQNPRTVDMNLVQAQQARQILDRLVGFELSPVVWQKVPGGKSAGRVQSPAVRLLVEREREIMKFEGSSQFKVTAIFIHDNQELKAELNQKFDSEAAAYEFLNSLKPATFTVSDISKTPGTRNPAAPFTTSTLQQEANAKLGFSSKATMASAQRLYQDGKITYMRTDSVNLSGQAIASATDFIKRLYGPDYSTVRKFKTKSASAQEAHEAIRPTDITRETVTSDERDQKLYDLIRRRTLASQMSAAKLEKTTVTINIKGRELSAHDKTSAQTRELNDDEARRGEDCLSEASSAAARDESERESRRAEAVLKGVGNSFSHLYFEAKGEVITFDGFLRVYGGGKDEILPKLHTGDILETHDITARQTFAKPPARYTEGSLVKKLEDLGIGRPSTYATIIDTVQTRGYVEKGDSEGQPRDVIILSYNGEEVRRAVIQEKTGSTRGKLIPTPSGELIADFLTDHFTQIVDYDFTANVETEFDKIAAADLAKSAMLHGFYTPFHKLIEQSGGIDRSKVGANREVGIDPKSGKPILARFGRFGPMLQLGATDDDDKPRFAPLPKGAKIETVTLEQALEMFKLPRVVGQTEDGQDIKANIGRFGPYIQVGKLFVSIKPEDPHTITLEKARELYAAKLQAEAEKNITDFGDGVKVLNGRFGPYITDGTKNAKIPKDTDPKTITHEQALELLKVAPVKPARRGRTSTKPSKSPRKSSRSKK, from the coding sequence ATGAAAAATCTCGTCATCGTCGAGTCGCCAGCCAAAGCTAAGACTATTGAGAAATACTTGGGCAAGGATTTTCACGTTTTGTCAAGCGTGGGACACATCCGCTCAATCGTCAAAAAAACCAAGGACGGTACGCCGCCAATTGATGTGGCAAATGATTTTTTTGCCGTCTACGAAGTCGATCCCGAAAAAAAGAAAGTCATCACCGAGCTAAAGAAGAACGTCAAGGCTGTCGGCAAAGATAACGTCTGGCTGGCCACCGATGAAGACCGCGAAGGGGAGGCTATCGCTTGGCACCTCTGTAAAGTGTTGGATTTGCCGGTTGAGACGACCAAGCGCATCGTCTTTCATGAAATCACCAAGGATGCCATCACCAATGCCATCCAGAACCCGCGCACTGTTGACATGAACTTGGTGCAGGCGCAGCAAGCCCGGCAGATCCTTGATCGGCTGGTTGGTTTTGAACTCAGCCCGGTAGTCTGGCAAAAAGTGCCAGGCGGTAAGTCAGCTGGCCGCGTCCAGAGCCCAGCGGTGCGGCTGCTGGTCGAGCGCGAACGAGAAATCATGAAATTTGAGGGCAGCTCACAATTCAAGGTGACCGCCATATTCATCCACGACAATCAAGAACTCAAGGCCGAGCTCAACCAAAAATTTGATTCCGAAGCAGCCGCTTACGAATTCTTGAACAGTCTCAAGCCAGCCACATTCACCGTCAGCGATATCTCGAAAACGCCTGGCACCCGCAACCCAGCCGCGCCGTTTACGACCTCAACCTTGCAGCAAGAGGCCAACGCCAAGCTTGGCTTCAGCTCCAAGGCCACCATGGCCTCGGCCCAGCGGCTCTACCAAGACGGTAAAATCACCTACATGCGTACCGATTCGGTCAATTTGAGCGGGCAGGCTATCGCCAGCGCCACTGATTTTATCAAGCGATTGTACGGCCCGGATTATTCAACTGTGCGCAAATTCAAAACCAAATCCGCCTCAGCCCAGGAAGCCCACGAAGCCATCCGCCCGACCGACATCACCCGCGAAACCGTCACCTCAGATGAACGCGACCAAAAACTCTACGACCTCATCCGCCGCCGCACCCTAGCGTCACAAATGTCGGCAGCGAAATTGGAGAAGACGACGGTAACGATTAACATTAAGGGCAGAGAATTATCTGCTCACGACAAAACATCTGCACAAACCCGAGAATTGAACGACGATGAGGCGCGGCGCGGCGAGGACTGTCTGAGCGAAGCGAGTTCCGCAGCTGCCCGAGACGAATCGGAGAGAGAATCTCGGCGTGCGGAAGCCGTTTTGAAGGGAGTAGGTAATTCTTTCAGTCATTTATACTTTGAAGCCAAGGGCGAAGTCATCACCTTTGACGGCTTCCTACGCGTCTACGGCGGCGGCAAAGATGAGATTTTACCAAAGCTCCACACCGGCGACATCCTTGAAACCCACGACATCACTGCCCGCCAGACCTTTGCCAAGCCGCCAGCTCGTTATACCGAAGGTTCACTAGTCAAAAAACTCGAAGATCTCGGCATCGGCCGCCCGAGTACTTATGCTACCATCATCGACACCGTGCAAACCCGCGGCTATGTCGAAAAAGGCGACAGCGAAGGCCAACCACGAGATGTCATCATCCTCAGCTACAACGGCGAAGAAGTCAGACGCGCCGTCATCCAGGAAAAAACTGGCTCCACCCGCGGCAAACTTATCCCGACGCCGAGCGGAGAATTGATCGCTGACTTTTTGACAGACCATTTCACGCAAATCGTTGATTATGATTTCACCGCCAATGTCGAAACCGAATTTGACAAAATTGCCGCTGCCGACCTGGCTAAAAGTGCCATGCTACACGGATTTTACACGCCGTTTCACAAATTGATCGAACAGTCAGGCGGTATCGACCGCAGTAAAGTCGGTGCTAACCGCGAAGTCGGCATCGATCCAAAATCCGGCAAACCAATCTTGGCACGCTTCGGCCGCTTTGGCCCGATGTTGCAACTGGGCGCCACTGACGACGACGATAAACCACGCTTTGCACCGCTGCCAAAAGGCGCAAAAATCGAAACCGTCACCTTGGAGCAAGCACTAGAAATGTTCAAATTACCGCGTGTCGTCGGTCAAACCGAAGACGGGCAAGACATCAAGGCCAATATCGGCCGCTTTGGCCCATACATCCAAGTCGGCAAGCTCTTCGTCTCCATCAAGCCCGAAGACCCGCACACCATCACCCTAGAAAAAGCCCGCGAACTCTACGCCGCCAAACTCCAGGCCGAAGCCGAGAAAAATATCACTGATTTCGGCGACGGCGTCAAAGTCCTCAACGGCCGCTTTGGTCCATACATCACTGATGGCACGAAAAACGCCAAAATCCCCAAAGACACCGACCCAAAAACCATTACTCACGAGCAAGCCTTGGAGCTTCTGAAGGTCGCACCCGTGAAGCCCGCCCGCCGCGGCCGCACCTCAACCAAACCATCCAAATCCCCGAGAAAAAGCAGCCGCTCAAAGAAGTAA
- a CDS encoding site-specific integrase codes for MEKPIYAQIEEYLDYCRARQFTKQTMDTKTRVLTKFAELELVDDMQELTNRDINKWMSMQSSGVATGNIVSGRTINSRLNHIVAFIKYLRDMDYDISVKTRLIEPAKEKPPRRSWFTREQIERVLKNAKPMEKLLISLTFDSGLRATELRNLRLKNINGREMNIVGKGNKAGTVFMTPRTRLWMNEWIDNKGITDYLWPSPAYGDGRPYSIDELRYRMRREFERAGIEGFYLHAMRHSFATDIQTRGASISQAQRLLRHSNSATTEVYLHALDNGMIGVYDQLKLGHTL; via the coding sequence ATGGAAAAGCCTATTTATGCACAGATCGAAGAATATTTAGATTACTGTCGAGCGCGTCAGTTTACTAAACAGACAATGGACACAAAGACCAGAGTACTTACTAAGTTTGCGGAGCTAGAGCTTGTTGACGATATGCAGGAGCTAACCAATAGAGATATTAATAAATGGATGTCTATGCAATCATCTGGCGTAGCTACGGGAAATATTGTTTCAGGCAGAACGATCAATAGTAGGTTAAACCACATTGTTGCTTTTATAAAATATCTAAGAGACATGGATTATGATATATCAGTCAAAACACGTCTAATTGAGCCTGCGAAAGAAAAACCACCACGACGAAGTTGGTTTACGCGAGAACAGATCGAAAGAGTCCTTAAAAACGCCAAGCCAATGGAAAAACTACTGATATCACTGACCTTTGATTCTGGGCTGCGAGCTACAGAATTGAGGAATCTGAGACTAAAGAATATTAATGGGCGCGAGATGAATATAGTTGGCAAAGGGAATAAAGCTGGTACGGTGTTTATGACACCACGTACAAGACTGTGGATGAACGAATGGATTGATAATAAAGGAATTACCGATTATTTGTGGCCGTCACCAGCTTATGGAGATGGGCGTCCATATAGTATTGACGAGCTAAGATATAGAATGCGCCGAGAGTTTGAGAGGGCAGGGATAGAAGGCTTTTATCTACATGCGATGCGACACAGCTTTGCTACGGATATCCAGACACGAGGGGCATCAATCTCTCAAGCGCAGAGACTACTAAGGCATTCTAATTCAGCCACAACCGAAGTTTATTTGCATGCTTTGGACAACGGAATGATAGGTGTATATGATCAATTGAAGTTAGGGCATACACTCTAA
- a CDS encoding LysM peptidoglycan-binding domain-containing protein — MKSFRKNVAAFLADYLIVVCLAFIFAVIVLFAVFGKKAPDGSITFDGNKAQYSETQKKALCKVKEQGDRAVASMLGFDAPQDKGSGCEPTDKELAQMGSGVYYKTDLSSPAAFINAMNGRGFNEGYGLQCVAGFKQFMFSLSGRVVATRTGGASGYANQVGEIQALGFTWHGGQAGMKDGDWAIFGGGTYGHVAMYYQGKFFGQNQGSGNIYVGNAFNLMDLGGYRNSIIGYYRPNIWNGTASAPAAPAASSKAVNDQVVADVLRGAYGSGNDRVVRLQAAGYNPAEVQAVVNSRVAAQAPRVSAPASTGYVQRSAGGYVVRRGDTLGDIALRNGWHGTSGLFGNSGYTQALANKNGIANRGLIYPGQRINP, encoded by the coding sequence GTGAAATCTTTTCGTAAAAATGTAGCAGCATTCTTGGCTGACTATCTAATTGTAGTCTGTTTAGCGTTCATTTTCGCTGTCATTGTGCTGTTCGCTGTATTTGGCAAGAAAGCACCTGATGGCAGTATTACATTTGATGGCAATAAAGCTCAGTACTCAGAAACTCAGAAGAAAGCCTTGTGTAAGGTTAAGGAGCAAGGCGATAGAGCTGTAGCAAGTATGCTTGGCTTTGACGCGCCGCAAGATAAAGGCTCTGGATGTGAGCCGACCGACAAAGAGCTAGCGCAGATGGGTTCTGGTGTCTACTACAAGACCGACCTCTCAAGCCCTGCAGCATTCATAAACGCCATGAACGGTCGTGGCTTCAATGAGGGCTACGGCTTACAGTGTGTGGCAGGCTTCAAGCAGTTTATGTTTAGCTTGAGTGGACGTGTCGTTGCTACCAGAACAGGCGGTGCGAGTGGATACGCAAATCAAGTCGGCGAAATCCAAGCACTCGGCTTTACCTGGCACGGCGGGCAGGCTGGTATGAAAGATGGTGACTGGGCGATTTTTGGTGGTGGAACGTATGGACACGTCGCTATGTACTACCAAGGCAAGTTCTTCGGACAAAACCAAGGCAGTGGCAATATCTATGTTGGTAACGCGTTTAATCTGATGGATTTGGGCGGCTACCGCAATTCAATCATCGGCTACTACCGACCGAATATCTGGAATGGCACTGCTAGCGCGCCAGCCGCTCCAGCAGCCAGCTCAAAAGCAGTGAATGACCAAGTAGTGGCAGATGTCTTGCGTGGCGCGTACGGCAGCGGCAATGACCGCGTAGTACGGCTACAAGCCGCAGGCTACAATCCAGCCGAAGTGCAAGCAGTAGTAAACTCACGCGTAGCGGCTCAAGCTCCACGAGTTAGCGCGCCGGCTTCGACAGGCTACGTTCAGCGAAGTGCTGGCGGTTACGTTGTGCGGCGGGGTGATACGCTCGGCGATATCGCTCTCAGGAACGGCTGGCATGGCACGAGCGGGCTGTTCGGTAATTCTGGCTATACACAAGCCTTGGCAAATAAGAATGGCATTGCTAACCGTGGATTGATTTATCCGGGACAGAGGATAAATCCATGA
- a CDS encoding tape measure protein, giving the protein MASSELTLTIKGNSSQLIAALNKAGAAVDGFANKSSSSGNKSKNAFSGLSGAVSVAAGNLISAGVHKAFDMINSSVDGAIRRVDILNNFPKVMSNLGISADDSKKAITRMADALKGLPTSLDSAAASVQRLTSKNGDVGKSTEMFLALNNAILAGGAPMDIQATAIEQISQAYAKGKPDMMEWRALQSAMPAQLKQIAQAFFQNGSALDVYLKKAQEYAKKNPMSSTGKELVDQLTAVKNGTGDMTTALGTAMRTGIISMDDFMDTITKLNKEGANGFQSFEKQARNSTGGIQTAIENSKTAVIRGIGKIIEAFGSGNLAETVSGLGSGFESALASVAGLIKFVKDNSAVFTVIAVGVGVFTGAVVAYNTAVWLASAASKAWTVATQTATAVQWLFNAALNANPLALLAVALAAVVAGLVWFFTQTETGKNIWNGFVEFLSSTITSIGQWFQGLWDGIVNTFGGVAGWFGGIFQGAWNAITGVFGRLGGFFGGVWNSITGMFGQLGGFVGNAIGGAVRGAVNGALSMVESMANGFIGMINGAIGVINKIPGVHIGNIGMLRVPRLATGGIVTPQGGGSIIYAGDGGQNEWVVPESKMASLVAQINRRTGDEGGGMTKHITVNNTYNVRDKVDAQMVASDLGYLLSQA; this is encoded by the coding sequence ATGGCTAGCAGTGAACTCACCCTAACGATTAAGGGCAACAGCTCACAGCTTATTGCGGCCCTGAACAAGGCTGGCGCGGCTGTTGATGGCTTTGCTAATAAATCTAGCAGCTCTGGCAACAAATCTAAAAATGCGTTCAGCGGTTTGAGCGGTGCAGTTTCGGTCGCGGCTGGTAATTTGATTTCTGCTGGCGTCCACAAAGCCTTTGATATGATCAACAGCTCTGTTGATGGTGCTATCCGTCGCGTGGACATTTTGAATAACTTTCCTAAGGTAATGAGTAACCTCGGCATATCTGCCGATGATTCAAAAAAGGCTATCACACGAATGGCCGATGCGCTGAAGGGTCTGCCAACCTCGCTAGATAGTGCAGCTGCGTCGGTTCAACGTCTGACATCGAAGAATGGTGACGTTGGCAAATCTACTGAAATGTTTCTGGCGCTCAACAATGCTATTCTAGCCGGCGGTGCGCCAATGGATATCCAGGCCACAGCAATTGAGCAGATTTCACAGGCATATGCTAAAGGCAAGCCAGATATGATGGAGTGGCGCGCGCTACAGAGCGCCATGCCAGCACAGTTGAAGCAGATTGCACAGGCGTTCTTTCAAAACGGTTCGGCACTGGACGTCTACCTCAAAAAAGCCCAGGAATACGCCAAGAAAAACCCAATGTCATCAACTGGTAAGGAGCTTGTCGACCAATTAACCGCAGTCAAGAATGGCACTGGAGACATGACAACGGCACTGGGCACGGCAATGCGCACCGGTATCATCTCAATGGATGATTTCATGGACACGATTACTAAGCTGAACAAGGAGGGCGCCAATGGGTTCCAGAGTTTTGAGAAGCAGGCGCGCAATAGCACTGGCGGAATCCAGACAGCAATAGAGAATTCAAAGACGGCAGTGATTCGTGGTATAGGGAAGATTATTGAGGCTTTTGGAAGCGGCAACCTAGCCGAAACTGTTAGCGGATTAGGATCTGGGTTTGAGAGCGCCCTTGCCTCAGTGGCCGGTCTAATAAAATTTGTGAAAGATAATAGTGCAGTATTCACAGTAATAGCAGTTGGGGTTGGGGTATTCACTGGCGCAGTAGTCGCATACAATACCGCTGTATGGCTAGCTAGCGCAGCCTCTAAAGCATGGACTGTTGCAACACAAACGGCAACTGCCGTACAATGGTTATTCAATGCTGCCTTGAACGCTAATCCATTGGCTCTATTGGCCGTAGCTCTTGCAGCAGTTGTAGCTGGGCTGGTTTGGTTCTTTACTCAGACAGAGACAGGTAAGAATATCTGGAATGGGTTCGTGGAGTTCTTATCATCGACAATTACGTCGATCGGGCAATGGTTTCAAGGGCTTTGGGACGGGATCGTGAACACCTTTGGCGGTGTTGCTGGCTGGTTTGGTGGCATATTTCAAGGTGCATGGAATGCAATCACTGGTGTGTTTGGAAGGCTTGGCGGGTTCTTTGGCGGTGTCTGGAATAGTATCACTGGCATGTTTGGACAGCTGGGTGGTTTTGTTGGCAATGCTATTGGCGGCGCAGTTAGAGGTGCAGTTAATGGCGCACTAAGTATGGTTGAGAGTATGGCAAATGGGTTCATTGGTATGATTAATGGTGCCATTGGAGTTATTAATAAGATACCAGGGGTCCACATTGGCAACATTGGCATGCTTCGTGTCCCGCGGTTGGCGACTGGTGGTATCGTTACTCCACAGGGCGGCGGTTCAATTATTTACGCCGGCGATGGCGGGCAGAATGAATGGGTTGTGCCAGAGAGCAAAATGGCAAGCTTGGTGGCGCAAATTAATAGGCGAACAGGAGACGAGGGTGGCGGCATGACAAAACATATTACCGTCAACAACACCTACAACGTGCGTGATAAGGTCGATGCGCAGATGGTGGCAAGCGATTTGGGGTATTTGTTAAGTCAGGCATAG
- a CDS encoding DUF2190 family protein, with protein MANLTAPRDDSRQTGDLVEVDAGTNKIFHGAAVTIASNGYAHAGAPKEPFVGVAQESVTGGLVRVYTEGVVSFNCAATVGIQANVGKNVALVDDNTVGLATGNDAVVIGIITKIESTTSVRVKLR; from the coding sequence ATGGCTAATCTAACAGCTCCGCGAGACGACAGCCGACAAACCGGTGATTTGGTTGAAGTTGATGCGGGAACAAATAAGATTTTTCACGGCGCTGCTGTGACAATCGCAAGCAACGGCTATGCACATGCTGGCGCTCCAAAAGAGCCTTTTGTAGGCGTCGCCCAGGAATCCGTAACCGGTGGACTAGTGCGCGTATACACTGAGGGCGTGGTGAGCTTTAACTGTGCGGCTACTGTCGGTATTCAAGCGAACGTAGGCAAAAATGTCGCGCTCGTTGATGACAATACTGTCGGTTTGGCAACAGGCAATGACGCTGTAGTCATCGGGATTATTACTAAAATTGAATCGACTACATCGGTTCGAGTTAAATTACGATAG
- a CDS encoding HNH endonuclease: MKRKIKGRNYKTPTPRVYRLKETRTTQFIRKQLINKNGAICSLCDKPIETMKDCTIDHIIPISKGGLTTIENCQLAHRSCNISKGNREAWNGAS; the protein is encoded by the coding sequence ATGAAGCGTAAGATCAAAGGGCGCAACTACAAAACGCCAACACCTAGAGTTTACAGGTTGAAAGAAACTCGCACTACACAATTTATCCGCAAACAGCTGATAAATAAGAATGGAGCAATCTGTTCACTCTGCGACAAGCCGATTGAGACAATGAAAGATTGTACGATTGATCATATCATTCCAATTAGTAAAGGTGGCTTGACAACAATCGAGAATTGCCAGTTGGCACATAGAAGTTGCAATATAAGTAAAGGTAATAGGGAGGCTTGGAATGGGGCTAGTTAG
- a CDS encoding class I SAM-dependent methyltransferase, whose amino-acid sequence MKTTPTTILDACCGGRMFYFEKDHPNILYIDRRRETIEMKDRDKIRTLEINPDFVLDFTDMKFPDECFNFVVFDPPHLINCGKNSWLAKKYGKLDKDTWQETLSKGLSECLRVVKPGCVVAMKWSEHDIKTTELLKILPQKPAFGDKSGMTRWLFFVKGVENDR is encoded by the coding sequence ATGAAAACTACCCCAACAACCATACTTGACGCTTGTTGCGGCGGCCGCATGTTTTACTTTGAAAAAGACCATCCAAATATTCTGTACATAGATCGCCGCCGCGAAACTATCGAGATGAAAGATAGAGACAAAATCAGGACACTAGAAATCAACCCAGACTTTGTTTTGGATTTTACAGACATGAAGTTTCCCGATGAGTGTTTTAATTTCGTTGTCTTCGATCCGCCCCACCTCATCAACTGCGGCAAGAATAGCTGGCTTGCCAAGAAATACGGCAAATTAGACAAAGACACCTGGCAAGAAACTTTAAGTAAAGGCTTGAGCGAATGCCTGCGCGTCGTAAAGCCTGGTTGCGTCGTCGCTATGAAATGGAGCGAGCACGACATTAAAACCACTGAATTACTAAAGATATTACCTCAAAAACCAGCCTTCGGCGATAAATCTGGAATGACGCGGTGGCTGTTTTTTGTGAAAGGAGTTGAAAATGACAGATAA
- a CDS encoding single-stranded DNA-binding protein → MAAINTVTLIGRVVRDVEVKTTNSGKSVASFALAVDGYGKDADASFIDCVAWNKAAELLAEYAPKGKQIGITGRLQTRIWEKDDIKRKATEVIIDQFQFLSDAKGSGNNAAPATERYAEDDAKAAGTTTNQAAKPVEDVDLGTPIDLSEIPF, encoded by the coding sequence ATGGCAGCAATCAACACAGTAACTCTAATCGGTCGCGTTGTCCGAGATGTTGAAGTCAAAACGACGAATAGCGGCAAGTCCGTAGCCTCATTCGCACTAGCGGTTGACGGCTACGGCAAAGATGCCGACGCTAGTTTCATCGATTGCGTAGCCTGGAATAAAGCGGCCGAATTGCTAGCAGAGTACGCACCGAAAGGCAAGCAAATTGGTATAACTGGACGCTTGCAAACCAGAATCTGGGAGAAAGACGACATCAAGCGTAAAGCCACTGAAGTCATCATCGACCAGTTCCAGTTTTTGAGCGACGCAAAGGGTAGCGGCAATAACGCCGCGCCAGCCACAGAGCGATACGCCGAAGACGACGCTAAAGCGGCAGGCACAACGACCAACCAAGCGGCTAAACCAGTCGAGGATGTCGACCTCGGCACGCCGATTGATCTCAGCGAAATACCATTTTAG
- a CDS encoding ATP-binding protein: protein MKVFNSLDPTEKPSILMVVYGEGGVGKTTFAATAPRPIIADCENGSKYFGLRGIAADVALIEKWDDMQEFMQIALTEDYDTVIIDPIGELMEKLIAYMRNRADSKLVQRDGNPTMAGWGWLKSTMRTFLKTMRDSGKHIVIVAHVQEKDDDGRIIKRPMVATRLSEELVNLVDIVGYMTTINDTETGDTKRLIIVDPASDKYVAKDRTGRLGRYIEPDFTKIVDGVRGDAEYVWIAPAPTLASREQIEAAAKPTIPSSRVEMTDARLGKSEADRK, encoded by the coding sequence ATGAAAGTCTTTAATAGTTTAGACCCGACCGAAAAACCATCAATCCTGATGGTTGTGTATGGCGAGGGCGGCGTTGGTAAAACAACGTTTGCAGCCACCGCACCACGACCGATTATCGCTGACTGCGAAAACGGTAGTAAATACTTCGGACTTCGCGGCATCGCGGCCGACGTGGCGCTGATCGAAAAGTGGGACGATATGCAGGAGTTCATGCAAATTGCACTCACTGAAGACTACGACACGGTAATCATCGACCCGATTGGCGAGCTGATGGAGAAGTTGATCGCCTACATGCGAAATAGAGCCGACAGCAAATTAGTACAGCGTGACGGCAATCCGACAATGGCGGGCTGGGGTTGGCTGAAGTCAACCATGCGGACGTTTTTGAAAACCATGCGAGATAGCGGTAAGCACATCGTTATCGTGGCTCACGTTCAGGAGAAAGACGACGACGGCCGCATCATTAAACGTCCGATGGTCGCCACAAGGCTATCTGAGGAGCTGGTCAATCTGGTAGATATCGTCGGCTACATGACGACGATCAATGATACCGAAACTGGCGATACCAAGCGATTGATTATCGTTGATCCGGCCAGCGACAAATACGTCGCAAAAGACCGCACCGGCCGACTGGGACGTTACATCGAACCAGACTTCACGAAAATCGTTGATGGCGTAAGAGGCGACGCTGAGTACGTGTGGATTGCACCAGCGCCGACATTGGCAAGCCGAGAGCAGATTGAAGCGGCTGCCAAACCAACCATTCCAAGCTCACGCGTCGAAATGACAGACGCTCGCTTGGGTAAATCTGAAGCAGACAGGAAATAA
- the dprA gene encoding DNA-protecting protein DprA: MSILFITKVMEINRIRPDEHIFTQRLASIANPPKSLCFMGTLPTSGAPVVAIVGSRKPSAYGREVTEQLASDLAKAGCIIVSGLALGIDGIAQKAALKAGGTVIGVIPNELPDISPQTNYKLAMNIIKNGGAILSEWKKGDGKVVNRWSFLERNRLVSGLADAVIITEAAERSGTLNTAAHALSQGRDVFAVPGNITSPLSAGCNALLKQGALVATTATDILNVIAPSTTQSATDQAVIPLGETPAENTIIDLLRTGLRDGDQLQQQSGLNPADFATALTMLEINGVIKPLGANNWALR, translated from the coding sequence ATGTCAATACTTTTTATCACAAAAGTCATGGAAATCAATAGAATCCGTCCAGATGAGCATATTTTTACCCAGAGGTTGGCAAGTATTGCCAATCCACCGAAAAGCTTGTGTTTTATGGGAACATTGCCCACGAGCGGCGCGCCGGTCGTGGCCATCGTTGGTTCGCGCAAACCCTCGGCGTACGGCCGGGAGGTAACCGAGCAGCTGGCAAGTGACCTGGCAAAAGCCGGCTGTATCATCGTCAGCGGCCTGGCGCTCGGTATCGACGGCATCGCCCAAAAAGCCGCCCTCAAGGCTGGCGGTACGGTCATCGGCGTCATCCCCAATGAACTACCTGACATCTCGCCACAAACCAATTACAAACTAGCCATGAACATCATAAAAAACGGCGGCGCTATTCTATCTGAATGGAAAAAAGGTGACGGCAAAGTTGTCAATCGCTGGAGCTTTTTGGAGCGCAACCGCTTAGTCTCCGGCCTGGCTGACGCCGTCATCATCACCGAGGCCGCCGAGCGTAGCGGCACGCTGAACACCGCCGCCCACGCCTTATCCCAAGGCCGCGACGTCTTTGCCGTGCCGGGCAATATCACCAGCCCGCTATCTGCTGGCTGCAACGCGCTGCTCAAACAAGGCGCCCTCGTCGCCACCACTGCCACAGACATTCTCAACGTCATCGCCCCGTCAACCACTCAATCTGCCACCGACCAAGCCGTCATCCCCCTCGGTGAAACCCCAGCCGAAAACACTATCATCGACTTACTCCGGACCGGCCTCAGAGACGGCGACCAACTACAGCAACAGTCCGGCCTCAACCCAGCCGACTTCGCCACAGCGCTAACCATGCTAGAGATCAACGGCGTGATCAAGCCGCTCGGGGCGAATAATTGGGCACTGCGATAA
- a CDS encoding transcriptional repressor, with protein sequence MDTLRDIFRQADLRLTKSRCEVFTALESIDVPLTIAEIAKRCPNTNRTSIYRILETFHELHVINTIHIGWKVRYELAEPFITHHHHLYCTRCHNAEPLETPELERLIALIGQRHHFRVERHHFELEGVCQTCMAAGDTQPGSTKTTSQA encoded by the coding sequence ATGGATACCTTACGCGACATCTTTCGCCAAGCCGACCTTCGCCTGACCAAATCACGCTGCGAAGTCTTTACGGCACTCGAATCCATCGACGTGCCACTGACCATCGCCGAAATCGCCAAGCGCTGCCCGAACACTAACCGCACCAGCATCTATCGCATCCTCGAAACCTTTCACGAGCTCCACGTCATTAACACCATCCACATCGGCTGGAAAGTCCGCTATGAGCTCGCCGAGCCATTTATCACGCATCATCACCACCTCTACTGCACGCGCTGTCATAACGCCGAACCGCTAGAAACGCCAGAGCTAGAACGGCTCATCGCCTTGATCGGCCAGCGCCATCACTTCCGTGTCGAGCGCCACCACTTTGAACTCGAAGGAGTGTGCCAGACCTGCATGGCAGCTGGTGATACGCAGCCTGGCTCAACCAAGACGACGAGCCAAGCCTAA